Proteins encoded together in one Halalkaliarchaeum sp. AArc-CO window:
- a CDS encoding MFS transporter, with amino-acid sequence MEIVASIKREASALLGRGKGKLLVPIAVGWGLLIGTRMIYPVLLPSLRRSFDLDLATAGLLVTVIWLGSAIGQLPSGMLADRFSERSVMVSSTLVVSGALVAVVFAPTASVLFAATGLVGLGLSLYPIARITILTEIYPDRLGSALGVTMATGDLGQTVLPPLAGVLAAALAWQVGFAFVIPFLFLLALVLWITLPNPTPQESDGEGLSRERARYVLGELNDPALIFMTVVLFLFIFIWQTFSAFYPTYLAEQKGLSPSLAGGLFGLFFAFGVVVKPLAGSAYDRVGMRTSLAVALVGPVFGLFLLPAVDGFWPLVGITALVSTMLGTGAITQSYLSELFADDMRGTGLGIVRTTAATLGAAGPVVFGAIADRGYFDEGYLLLGAIMVVVILLTLRMPEV; translated from the coding sequence ATGGAGATCGTCGCATCCATCAAACGGGAAGCAAGCGCGCTGCTAGGGAGAGGCAAGGGAAAGCTGCTCGTCCCGATCGCAGTCGGGTGGGGGCTGTTGATCGGCACGCGGATGATCTATCCGGTGTTGCTCCCGTCGCTCCGGCGAAGCTTCGATCTGGATCTCGCGACTGCGGGCCTGCTCGTCACCGTCATCTGGCTGGGCTCTGCGATCGGACAGCTCCCGAGCGGAATGCTCGCAGACCGGTTCAGTGAGCGCTCCGTAATGGTCTCGAGCACGCTCGTCGTTTCGGGCGCGCTGGTAGCCGTCGTGTTCGCACCGACCGCGAGCGTGCTCTTTGCTGCGACCGGACTCGTCGGACTGGGACTGTCGCTGTATCCGATCGCCCGGATCACCATCCTCACGGAGATCTATCCGGACCGGCTCGGCAGCGCGCTCGGTGTCACGATGGCAACGGGAGACCTCGGACAGACGGTTCTGCCTCCGCTTGCAGGGGTTCTGGCGGCCGCGCTCGCCTGGCAGGTCGGATTCGCCTTCGTGATCCCGTTTCTCTTCCTTTTGGCCCTCGTGCTCTGGATCACGCTGCCGAATCCCACCCCACAGGAATCAGACGGCGAGGGCCTCTCGAGGGAGCGAGCGCGATACGTCCTCGGAGAGTTGAACGATCCGGCGTTGATCTTCATGACGGTCGTGCTGTTCCTGTTCATCTTCATCTGGCAGACGTTCTCGGCGTTTTACCCGACGTATCTCGCAGAACAGAAGGGGCTGTCCCCCTCGCTTGCGGGCGGGCTCTTCGGACTGTTTTTCGCGTTCGGCGTCGTGGTCAAGCCGCTTGCTGGCTCGGCGTACGACCGGGTCGGCATGCGGACCTCCCTCGCAGTCGCGCTCGTCGGCCCGGTGTTCGGGCTGTTCCTCCTGCCGGCCGTCGACGGCTTCTGGCCCCTCGTCGGCATCACCGCCCTCGTCAGCACCATGCTCGGGACCGGCGCGATCACGCAGTCGTATCTCAGTGAGCTGTTCGCCGACGACATGCGCGGGACCGGACTGGGGATTGTCCGCACGACTGCAGCGACACTCGGGGCGGCAGGACCGGTCGTGTTCGGCGCGATCGCGGATCGCGGCTACTTCGACGAGGGGTATCTCCTCCTCGGTGCCATCATGGTGGTCGTCATCCTGCTGACGCTCCGGATGCCGGAAGTCTGA
- a CDS encoding transporter, with the protein MSVLATAMVFLHNLFAMLWVGTVLFFSYAVLSSGRGGALGREPLEDLLGGLTTVTRVSALVLLLSGILMGLNLYTVDRLLGTTDGWLVIGKVVLWVALAGAVEAGAGKLESELDGGQVSDSVEATATLFYVASAIAVLSALFVALLATGVPLQ; encoded by the coding sequence ATGTCAGTTCTCGCTACCGCGATGGTGTTCTTGCACAACCTGTTTGCGATGCTCTGGGTCGGAACCGTCCTCTTTTTCTCCTACGCTGTGCTTTCGTCGGGTCGCGGCGGGGCTCTCGGCCGTGAACCGCTGGAGGATCTCCTCGGCGGGTTGACGACAGTGACGCGGGTGAGCGCGCTGGTGCTGTTGCTCTCGGGGATCCTCATGGGTCTGAATCTGTACACAGTCGACCGGTTACTCGGAACGACGGACGGGTGGCTGGTGATCGGGAAAGTCGTCCTGTGGGTCGCGCTCGCGGGAGCGGTCGAGGCCGGGGCCGGGAAACTCGAAAGTGAACTCGACGGAGGACAGGTGAGCGATTCGGTGGAAGCCACGGCGACCCTGTTTTACGTCGCCTCGGCGATCGCAGTCCTGTCGGCGCTTTTCGTCGCGCTGCTCGCGACCGGCGTCCCCCTGCAATGA
- a CDS encoding carbonic anhydrase gives MPETTLAELLERNARHVDSLPDGHFSAVEAGQEPAAVSVCCSDSRVSQEGMWDVTEPGFLFTPSTIGNQVWDRYDGDIVVDGSVLYPVTHTDTGVILVVGHTGCGAVTAALDAVRRTDDGSDGDAAGIAKWIDLLVPVIEDGLADDRVDPDREASLVDQLVEYNVDRQVQFLLESDDVPDEETVYGFVYDFQGVYGDDRGRAYLVNADGETQPDHLRELVDEEFTDRVLRLL, from the coding sequence ATGCCCGAAACCACGCTGGCGGAACTGCTGGAGCGCAACGCCCGCCACGTCGACTCGCTCCCGGACGGACACTTCTCGGCGGTGGAAGCCGGACAGGAGCCCGCGGCCGTCTCCGTCTGTTGTTCCGACTCTCGTGTGTCCCAGGAAGGGATGTGGGACGTCACCGAACCCGGATTCCTGTTTACACCGAGCACGATCGGTAACCAGGTTTGGGACCGATACGACGGCGACATCGTCGTCGACGGCAGCGTCCTGTATCCGGTGACACACACAGACACGGGAGTGATTCTGGTCGTGGGACACACCGGCTGTGGGGCTGTGACTGCGGCCCTGGATGCGGTTCGACGCACGGACGACGGTAGTGACGGGGATGCAGCCGGGATCGCGAAGTGGATCGACCTCCTCGTCCCGGTCATCGAGGACGGCCTCGCCGACGACCGCGTCGATCCGGACAGGGAGGCGAGTCTCGTCGATCAACTCGTCGAGTACAACGTCGACAGGCAGGTGCAGTTCCTGCTCGAAAGCGACGACGTCCCCGACGAGGAGACGGTGTACGGGTTCGTCTACGACTTCCAGGGCGTGTACGGCGACGATCGGGGACGCGCGTATCTGGTCAACGCAGACGGGGAGACACAGCCGGATCACCTCCGGGAGCTGGTCGACGAGGAGTTCACCGACCGAGTCCTGCGGCTCCTGTAG
- a CDS encoding lycopene cyclase domain-containing protein, with translation MTIARHGRGIRADLRALLSQVHPVFMLPPLAASWFGAVVAGEFSVGIGTVHMAAMFFAVYTAHVKDGYVDFYRRGEDDDHPMTVRGCRIALVAATAGFAICTALLGVVVGIGAALVTLPVWFLGYLHAPQLDTNPVTATLGYPVGIALAILGGFYVQTTAVTPPALGFALVFLVTLAGVKIIDDEQDYAYDRSIDKRTVAVLLNPTRARSLALSLLFLGLVGVLWGTVGGLFPPSAPAGALAFGSIVLVARRAPPTLATMLLVRGAYVFLAVLIVSVWFRPLSGTPLPDITALGPYTYLATEVFFGAIAFGLLYYADALRSAARTIAALYPVAYVWDWYTLEVGVFEIRMRTGYDLFGIPIEEHLFMIVVPALVVGLHETITKLSAESDHG, from the coding sequence ATGACAATCGCCCGCCACGGGAGAGGAATTCGGGCGGATCTGCGGGCGCTACTCTCGCAGGTCCACCCCGTTTTTATGCTGCCGCCGCTTGCCGCCTCGTGGTTCGGCGCCGTCGTGGCCGGCGAGTTCTCGGTCGGGATCGGCACCGTGCACATGGCGGCGATGTTTTTCGCGGTGTACACCGCCCACGTAAAGGACGGCTACGTCGACTTCTACCGACGCGGGGAGGACGACGATCACCCGATGACGGTTCGCGGCTGTCGAATCGCGCTCGTCGCAGCCACCGCCGGGTTCGCGATCTGTACCGCACTGCTCGGTGTCGTCGTCGGGATCGGTGCGGCGCTTGTCACGCTCCCCGTCTGGTTTCTGGGCTATCTGCACGCCCCACAGCTCGACACCAATCCGGTCACGGCGACGCTCGGCTATCCGGTCGGGATCGCGCTTGCGATCCTGGGCGGGTTCTACGTCCAGACGACTGCAGTGACGCCACCGGCGCTGGGGTTTGCACTCGTGTTCCTCGTAACCCTCGCGGGAGTGAAAATCATCGACGACGAGCAGGACTACGCGTACGACCGGTCGATCGACAAACGGACGGTCGCAGTGCTGCTGAATCCGACTCGGGCGAGAAGTCTGGCACTTTCTCTCCTGTTTCTCGGACTCGTGGGGGTGCTCTGGGGGACGGTCGGGGGACTGTTCCCGCCCTCGGCGCCGGCGGGGGCACTCGCGTTCGGGTCGATCGTCCTCGTCGCACGGCGGGCCCCACCGACGCTCGCGACGATGCTGCTGGTTCGTGGGGCGTACGTCTTCCTTGCAGTGTTGATCGTGTCGGTGTGGTTTCGGCCGCTGTCGGGTACACCGCTCCCCGATATCACGGCCCTCGGTCCCTACACGTATCTCGCCACGGAGGTGTTCTTCGGGGCGATCGCGTTCGGGCTGTTGTACTACGCCGACGCACTCCGGAGCGCCGCCCGAACGATCGCGGCGCTGTACCCGGTGGCGTACGTCTGGGACTGGTATACGCTCGAGGTCGGGGTCTTCGAGATCAGGATGCGCACCGGCTACGACCTGTTTGGAATCCCGATCGAGGAACACCTGTTCATGATCGTCGTCCCGGCGCTCGTGGTCGGGTTACACGAGACGATAACGAAGCTCTCTGCGGAGTCGGATCACGGGTGA